Proteins co-encoded in one Lineus longissimus chromosome 11, tnLinLong1.2, whole genome shotgun sequence genomic window:
- the LOC135495428 gene encoding N-acetylglucosamine-1-phosphodiester alpha-N-acetylglucosaminidase-like isoform X2, with protein sequence MAILQTKLSWNSVLVAVLIIVTIVITCSEGEAWGKEDWLLPYNINKRHGSKLLHRQIRDCQHIKYKNVTHELFAAHGTSNGTVVLPIVTTKYFRTKVGPYYHQKTIYGHISYVNNPKRTLSVIEPGGPGGCANHTRETVKNTAKKKKCIVSTNAGFFNTKTGACLGNVFSEGKLVQSSNGIQNAHFGITQDGKIFVGYMSEADLTRFKFANLVGGVIWLVRRGESYVDESMKVECQDTEETGTLQRFVDVVSARTSIGHDKFGKIIMVTVEGKTDQAGVNLREYADFLIKMGVYNAINLDGGGSASMVLNGTTINYPSDECSTHPFVCDRKITTIVCAHEPECRPSANCSGHGNCVAGRCVCRYPWTGAACDVLKCASNCSGNGDCTADGCACKAGWAGSLCDKKCSPGSYGVQCNMTCSCANGGKCDPADGSCDCKPGWSRPRCELPCPHGHYGAKCRGICYCPDTCICDAFTGACNETLVDITFLQTGACLAKKIIKKEHLVRERTVPDYNHWVETVSCISVVAVLSIVLNILLMWRYILCRSRSQICRTDQTLNSREISY encoded by the exons ATGGCGATTTTGCAGACGAAACTTTCTTGGAATTCAGTGCTTGTTGCCGTTCTAATTATTGTGAcaatagtcataacttgttcaGAAGG GGAGGCATGGGGTAAAGAAGACTGGCTCCTTCCATACAACATCAACAAACGACATGGATCAAAACTTCTCCACCGTCAAATCCGTGATTGTCAGCACATCAAATACAAAAATGTCACCCATGAACTTTTCGCCGCCCATGGCACAAGCAATGGCACAGTCGTCCTACCGATAGTCACTACAAAATATTTCCGGACTAAAGTTGGCCCGTATTATCATCAAAAAACGATATACGGTCACATTAGTTATGTAAATAATCCAAAGAGGACGCTGTCTGTAATTGAACCTGGGGGACCAGGTGGTTGTGCTAATCATACTAGAGAAACTGTCAAAAATActgcaaagaagaaaaagtgCATTGTTTCAACTAATGCAGGGTTTTTCAATACCAAAACTGGTGCTTGTTTAG GTAATGTGTTTTCTGAAGGAAAACTTGTCCAAAGTTCTAATGGAATCCAAAATGCCCATTTTGGCATTACACAAGATGGTAAAATATTTGTTGG GTATATGAGTGAGGCAGACCTGACCAGATTCAAGTTTGCAAACCTTGTTGGCGGTGTTATATGGCTGGTACGGAGAGGAGAGAGTTACGTCGATGAGTCAATGAAGGTAGAATGTCAGGACACGGAAGAAACAg GTACGTTGCAGCGCTTTGTTGATGTTGTGTCAGCTAGGACGTCCATTGGTCATGATAAGTTTGGGAAGATCATCATGGTGACCGTAGAGGGAAAAACTGATCAAGCTGG GGTGAACCTGCGAGAGTATGCCGACTTCCTGATCAAGATGGGTGTGTATAATGCCATCAATCTTGATGGAGGTGGCTCAGCATCTATGGTACTGAATGGAACAACCATTAACTATCCCTCGGATGAATG TTCAACCCATCCCTTTGTCTGCGATCGTAAGATCACGACCATCGTGTGCGCACATGAACCAGAATGTCGGCCGTCAGCCAATTGCAGCGGCCATGGTAATTGCGTTGCTGGGAGGTGTGTGTGTCGATACCCATGGACTGGTGCTGCGTGTGATGTCCTCAAGTGTGCGAGTAATTGTAGTGGAAACGGTGACTGTACAGCAG ATGGCTGTGCCTGTAAAGCTGGTTGGGCAGGATCACTTTGTGATAAGAAGTGTTCGCCTGGCAGCTATGGTGTCCAGTGCAATATGACTTGTTCCTGTGCCAATGGAGGAAAGTGTGATCCTGCTGATGGGTCCTGTGACTGTAAGCCAGGCTGGTCCAGGCCTAGATGTGAGCTGC CCTGTCCTCATGGTCACTATGGAGCCAAGTGTCGTGGTATATGCTATTGCCCAGATACCTGTATTTGTGATGCCTTCACTGGTGCCTGCAATGAAACACTGGTCGATATTACATTCCTTCAAA CTGGGGCGTGCCTTGCTAAGAAGATCATTAAAAAGGAACACTTGGTGAGAGAACGAACCGTCCCAGATTATAA CCACTGGGTTGAGACGGTTTCTTGTATCAGTGTGGTGGCTGTGCTTAGCATTGTCCTTAATATATTGCTGATGTGGCGCTACATTCTCTGCCGGAGTCGCTCACAAATATGTCGGACGGACCAGACTTTGAATTCTAGAGAAATATCTTATTGA
- the LOC135495428 gene encoding N-acetylglucosamine-1-phosphodiester alpha-N-acetylglucosaminidase-like isoform X1 — translation MAILQTKLSWNSVLVAVLIIVTIVITCSEGEAWGKEDWLLPYNINKRHGSKLLHRQIRDCQHIKYKNVTHELFAAHGTSNGTVVLPIVTTKYFRTKVGPYYHQKTIYGHISYVNNPKRTLSVIEPGGPGGCANHTRETVKNTAKKKKCIVSTNAGFFNTKTGACLGNVFSEGKLVQSSNGIQNAHFGITQDGKIFVGYMSEADLTRFKFANLVGGVIWLVRRGESYVDESMKVECQDTEETGTLQRFVDVVSARTSIGHDKFGKIIMVTVEGKTDQAGVNLREYADFLIKMGVYNAINLDGGGSASMVLNGTTINYPSDECSTHPFVCDRKITTIVCAHEPECRPSANCSGHGNCVAGRCVCRYPWTGAACDVLKCASNCSGNGDCTADGCACKAGWAGSLCDKKCSPGSYGVQCNMTCSCANGGKCDPADGSCDCKPGWSRPRCELPCPHGHYGAKCRGICYCPDTCICDAFTGACNETLVDITFLQTGACLAKKIIKKEHLVRERTVPDYKLWIISLVCLSVIAAISLVVNISLVCYYSKCGTNRSRTKYQQLGAPFSTVTSHMTYVDSPSHSSADESDGDVEAWSRNAERNKLVQIEEPSGKGKGSES, via the exons ATGGCGATTTTGCAGACGAAACTTTCTTGGAATTCAGTGCTTGTTGCCGTTCTAATTATTGTGAcaatagtcataacttgttcaGAAGG GGAGGCATGGGGTAAAGAAGACTGGCTCCTTCCATACAACATCAACAAACGACATGGATCAAAACTTCTCCACCGTCAAATCCGTGATTGTCAGCACATCAAATACAAAAATGTCACCCATGAACTTTTCGCCGCCCATGGCACAAGCAATGGCACAGTCGTCCTACCGATAGTCACTACAAAATATTTCCGGACTAAAGTTGGCCCGTATTATCATCAAAAAACGATATACGGTCACATTAGTTATGTAAATAATCCAAAGAGGACGCTGTCTGTAATTGAACCTGGGGGACCAGGTGGTTGTGCTAATCATACTAGAGAAACTGTCAAAAATActgcaaagaagaaaaagtgCATTGTTTCAACTAATGCAGGGTTTTTCAATACCAAAACTGGTGCTTGTTTAG GTAATGTGTTTTCTGAAGGAAAACTTGTCCAAAGTTCTAATGGAATCCAAAATGCCCATTTTGGCATTACACAAGATGGTAAAATATTTGTTGG GTATATGAGTGAGGCAGACCTGACCAGATTCAAGTTTGCAAACCTTGTTGGCGGTGTTATATGGCTGGTACGGAGAGGAGAGAGTTACGTCGATGAGTCAATGAAGGTAGAATGTCAGGACACGGAAGAAACAg GTACGTTGCAGCGCTTTGTTGATGTTGTGTCAGCTAGGACGTCCATTGGTCATGATAAGTTTGGGAAGATCATCATGGTGACCGTAGAGGGAAAAACTGATCAAGCTGG GGTGAACCTGCGAGAGTATGCCGACTTCCTGATCAAGATGGGTGTGTATAATGCCATCAATCTTGATGGAGGTGGCTCAGCATCTATGGTACTGAATGGAACAACCATTAACTATCCCTCGGATGAATG TTCAACCCATCCCTTTGTCTGCGATCGTAAGATCACGACCATCGTGTGCGCACATGAACCAGAATGTCGGCCGTCAGCCAATTGCAGCGGCCATGGTAATTGCGTTGCTGGGAGGTGTGTGTGTCGATACCCATGGACTGGTGCTGCGTGTGATGTCCTCAAGTGTGCGAGTAATTGTAGTGGAAACGGTGACTGTACAGCAG ATGGCTGTGCCTGTAAAGCTGGTTGGGCAGGATCACTTTGTGATAAGAAGTGTTCGCCTGGCAGCTATGGTGTCCAGTGCAATATGACTTGTTCCTGTGCCAATGGAGGAAAGTGTGATCCTGCTGATGGGTCCTGTGACTGTAAGCCAGGCTGGTCCAGGCCTAGATGTGAGCTGC CCTGTCCTCATGGTCACTATGGAGCCAAGTGTCGTGGTATATGCTATTGCCCAGATACCTGTATTTGTGATGCCTTCACTGGTGCCTGCAATGAAACACTGGTCGATATTACATTCCTTCAAA CTGGGGCGTGCCTTGCTAAGAAGATCATTAAAAAGGAACACTTGGTGAGAGAACGAACCGTCCCAGATTATAA ACTGTGGATAATAAGTCTTGTCTGCCTCTCTGTGATTGCTGCTATTAGTCTCGTCGTAAATATATCGCTAGTGTGCTACTATTCCAAATGTGGTACAAATCGATCCCGCACGAAATACCAACAACTTGGAGCGCCATTTTCAACGGTCACGAGTCACATGACGTATGTGGATAGTCCATCCCATAGTTCTGCGGATGAGAGTGATGGAGATGTTGAGGCATGGAGTAGAAATGCAGAGCGGAATAAACTTGTCCAAATCGAGGAACCGTCCGGGAAAGGAAAAGGATCAGAGAGTTAG